In Halichondria panicea chromosome 17, odHalPani1.1, whole genome shotgun sequence, a single window of DNA contains:
- the LOC135351761 gene encoding CCR4-NOT transcription complex subunit 3-like: MADKRKLQGEIDRCLKRVSEGVDTFEDIWQKVHTASNANQKEKYEADLKKEIKKLQRLRDQIKTWLTSNDIKDKKTLTENRKLIETQMERFKIVERETKTKAYSKEGLVSAAKIDPAQKEKDETRQWLTESIDTLNVQTDQFESEIETMFAGIKKKKLDREKTDRVDELKEWVERHKFHVQKLETIMRLMDNCSLEVSEVKDLQDDLNYYLESNQEPDFAENEMMYDDLDLEDVQIYQTPLVLGSASQPFVNDDDTISIPTSPGSSQGPLSPKTPTVLKSTSQEMFDERRRRKASSSFSNDIEPPFQPAPSPRKLSKSLSNSTSGSSRASGSVPLKLAITPTTGRPNSLGSSSTRTSSVSSPNGSNQKGGSNSKQAQPPPGPAYSIAAGGHVNSSPTTLTSALPSDTTSSSTTPAEEDSGSGQSAGEGSQHQRLHSPPPVSSPTTCASQASTSASTAPAGLAHIQTTISQTRPQGPGSQTSHRSEHSRSSSASSFSASLSQDSQSLTHTSSSIADTHSGASSNSGGAHSTPVSEPSPLVVDTGVRPPSSTHSSVGALSPLISTTITQPTPHRTPSQPPTTAQPSITSHQDAFVVTPSPMPLAPVGSGVELAENPMVAAQSPGFNQFPSGGSNLPVWMAAGDDGLEVVPGSLGAAFGNGLFSSSTSTGLSPTLPVNSPPLSCNSPLVQSAAFPSQPPISNSPLTSAFPSQPTPLTGALPTTFTVAQSTFANFTGVLPTHPTSFAGLTSAGFMSPEQPFLQQTALPSMGERDAGPGVVGQLSSLKSIAAQVVASSGTPVTSSRGSGLEAVMGLESRPGQQSSEQMRLMAAISPALLESFSSRASEETSAGRTDTQIMPLLGVTPLGPVQLTQERLYQLKMLETAYKHLPHQSDSERVRPYLQRTPYPTPFYHHQHPPSHFDSFEFFQRLSIDSLFFVFYYMEGTKAQYFAAKALKKLSWRFHTKYMMWFQRLEEPKAITDDYEMGTYIYFDFEKWSQRKKEGFTFEYRFLEDKDLP, translated from the exons ATGGCTGACAAACGAAAGTTACAAG GAGAGATAGACAGATGTCTAAAGAGAGTTTCTGAAGGGGTGGATACCTTTGAGGACATTTGGCAGAAG gTGCACACGGCATCCAATGCCAACCAGAAGGAGAAATATGAGGCAGACCTGAAGAAGGAAATAAAGAAGTTACAG CGTTTAAGAGATCAAATCAAAACATGGCTAACCTCAAACGATATCAAAGACAAGAAAACTTTAACGGAGAACAGAAAACTGATAGAAACG CAAATGGAAAGGTTCAAAATTGTTGAGAGGGAAACGAAAACAAAGGCGTATTCTAAAGAAG GTCTGGTGTCAGCAGCCAAGATTGACCCTGCCCAAAAGGAGAAGGATGAGACAAGACAATGGTTAACTGAATCCATCGACACACTGAACGTTCAGACGGATCAGTTTGAGTCGGAGATTGAGACTATGTTCGCTGGGATCAAAAAGAAGAAGTTGGACAGAGAG AAAACCGATAGAGTTGATGAACTGAAAGAATGGGTGGAAAGACACAAGTTCCATGTGCAGAAGCTTGAA ACTATCATGAGACTGATGGACAACTGCTCGTTAGAAGTGTCGGAGGTCAAGGATCTCCAGGATGACCTCAACTATTACCTGGAGTCAAACCAGGAACCAGATTTTGCTGAGAACGAAATGATGTACGATGATCTCGACCTAGAGGATGTTCAAATATACCAAACACCAC TGGTACTAGGGAGTGCGTCTCAACCGTTTGTGAATGATGATGACACTATTTCAATTCCTACTTCTCCCGGGTCCTCTCAAGGCCCTCTCTCTCCCAAAACCCCCACTGTCCTCAAATCTACGTCACAG GAAATGTTTGATGAGAGAAGAAGACGAAAAGCCTCGTCCAGTTTTTCCAACGACATAGAACCA CCATTCCAACCAGCTCCCTCTCCTAGAAAACTTAGTAAGAGCTTATCAAATTCTACCAGTGGGTCATCTAGAGCGTCAGGGAGTGTACCCTTAAAGTTGGCGATCACCCCCACGACAGGAAGACCCAATTCTCTGGGTAGCAGTAGCACGAGGACGTCCAGTGTGTCATCCCCAAATGGCAGTAATCAAAAAGGAGGGTCCAATAGCAAGCAAGCCCAACCTCCACCAGGCCCTGCCTATTCTATTGCAGCAG gtgggcATGTAAACTCTTCACCCACCACTTTGACGTCTGCTCTGCCCTCTGACACAACCAGCAGTAGCACTACTCCAGCCGAGGAGGACAGTGGGAGTGGTCAGTCAGCGGGAGAGGGCTCTCAACATCAGCGTCTG CACTCTCCACCACCTGTGAGCTCCCCAACCACCTGCGCATCCCAAGCAAGTACATCGGCATCAACTGCTCCGGCTGGACTGGCACACATACAGACCACCATATCTCAAACCAGACCACAGGGACCAG GTTCCCAAACATCCCACCGCTCTGAGCACAGTCGGTCCAGCAGTGCCTCATCATTCTCTGCCTCTCTCTCGCAAGACTCTCAGTCATTGACTCATACCAGCTCCA GTATAGCAGATACACACAGTGGAGCATCCAGTAACAGCGGGGGAGCACATTCAA CCCCTGTGTCAGAACCAAGCCCCCTAGTAGTGGACACTGGTGTGCGGCCTCCCTCCTCTACCCATTCCTCGGTCGGAGCTCTCTCTCCCCTCATCTCCACCACAATCACACAACCAACCCCTCATAGAACGCCCTCTCAACCTCCAACAACCGCACAGCCCTCCATTACGTCACATCAAGATGCATTTGTGGTCACGCCCTCGCCAATGCCACTGGCACCTGTTGGTAGTGGTGTGGAGTTAGCAGAAAATCCTATGGTCGCTGCTCAAAGTCCTGGCTTTAATCAGTTTCCATCAGGAGGTTCAAATCTCCCAGTGTGGATGGCAGCGGGTGATGACGGTCTGGAGGTAGTTCCAGGAAGTTTAGGGGCAGCCTTCGGCAATGGACTATTTTCGTCTTCTACTAGCACAG GTCTCTCACCGACACTACCTGTCAACTCGCCTCCTCTGTCCTGTAATTCTCCTCTGGTTCAGTCTGCCGCCTTCCCCTCACAACCTCCCATCTCCAACTCCCCTCTCACTTCTGCCTTCCCCTCGCAGCCCACCCCCCTCACAGGGGCACTCCCCACTACCTTCACAGTGGCACAGTCAACCTTCGCTAACTTTACAGGAGTCCTACCAACACACCCCACTTCCTTCGCTGGGCTCACATCAGCAGGCTTCATGTCGCCAGAG CAACCCTTCCTACAGCAGACTGCTCTGCCGTCTATGGGTGAGCGGGATGCAGGGCCTGGTGTCGTGGGTCAGCTCTCCTCGCTCAAGTCCATAGCAGCCCAGGTAGTAGCCTCATCTGGCACACCAGTCACTAGCAGTAGAGGAAGTGGTTTGGAAGCAGTGATGGGCCTCGAGAGTAGGCCTGGGCAACAGAGCTCAGAGCAAATGAGAC TAATGGCTGCAATCTCTCCAGCTCTGTTAGAGTCCTTCAGTAGTCGTGCTTCAGAGGAGACATCGGCAGGTCGTACAGACACTCAGATCATGCCTCTGCTAGGAGTCACGCCCCTGGGTCCAGTGCAGCTGACTCAAGAGAGGCTCTATCAGCTCAAAATGTTGGAGACTGCATACAAGCACCTGCCACATCAGTCAGATTCAGAAAGAGTgag ACCGTATTTGCAAAGAACACCGTATCCCACTCCGTTCTATCACCATCAGCACCCTCCATCTCACTTTGACTCGTTCGAGTTCTTCCAGAGACTATCTATAGACTCGCTCTTCTTTGTATTCTACTATATGGAG GGAACAAAGGCCCAGTACTTCGCAGCAAAAGCTCTCAAAAAATTATCTTGGAGATTTCACACAAAGTACATGATGTGGTTTCAGAGACTTGAGGAGCCTAAAGCCATCACTGACGACTATGAAATG GGTACGTATATCTACTTTGACTTTGAGAAATGGAGTCAGAGAAAAAAAGAAGGGTTCACATTCGAATACAGATTCCTTGAAGACAAGGACCTCCCCTGA
- the LOC135351776 gene encoding E-selectin-like isoform X1 yields MKCLHLLHVCLVAVGLLVMCSSAQDRMCTSTETFLESYSEPEVYSYRCGWWKWRRCHATRYITKHRTAERHIPHCCNEYTGTHPNCIKIQCPSLRSSVNGKVAVSSRYLNGFGTYSCDYGYKLVGSSSVKCKRDQTWSGTAPSCQRVRCPSLRSPGNGNVAVNKYYLDGTGTYSCHYGFRLDGSSSVRCKSDQTWSGTAPSCQRIRCPSL; encoded by the exons ATGAAATGTCTGCATCTGCTACATGTGTGCCTGGTTGCAGTTGGACTGCTTGTTATGTGCAGCTCTGCTCAGGATAG GATGTGTACATCGACTGAAACGTTTTTAGAATCTTACAGTGAGCCTGAAGTATATTCTTACCGTTGCGGTTGGTGGAAGTGGCGTCGTTGTCATGCAACAAG GTATATAACTAAGCATAGAACAGCGGAACGGCACATCCCACATTGCTGTAATGAATACACTGGTACTCATCCAAACTGCATTA AAATACAGTGTCCTAGTCTACGATCTTCTGTAAATGGCAAAGTGGCTGTGAGCTCGCGTTACCTCAATGGATTTGGTACATACAGCTGTGACTATGGATACAAGCTGGTCGGGTCATCATCAGTGAAGTGTAAACGTGATCAGACGTGGTCCGGAACGGCTCCATCTTGTCAAC GAGTACGGTGTCCTAGTCTACGATCTCCTGGCAATGGCAACGTGGCTGTGAACAAGTACTACCTCGATGGAACTGGTACATACAGCTGTCACTATGGATTCAGGCTGGACGGGTCATCATCAGTGAGGTGTAAAAGTGATCAAACATGGTCCGGAACGGCTCCATCTTGTCAAC